A section of the Streptomyces xinghaiensis S187 genome encodes:
- a CDS encoding VWA domain-containing protein yields the protein MTPPDPALERWRLILGSPAERCAGPLGAEAAARDAALDWLYGRDPELARRGIRRPSPAGREGGDGPSAVTAVDWLDDVHRLFPRETIERLERDAVERYGIEEIVTDPAVLERVEPSPALLRAVLRTKHLMNPAVLAAARRIVEKVVRQLMDRLRPEVHRAFTGSRDRRPSRLAVARDFDFRTTVRANLAHYQPEHKRLIIERPSFHSRTRRRLQQWQLILLVDQSGSMAGSVIHSAVTAACLWNLPGLRTHLIAFDTSVVDLTADVPDPVELLMRVQLGGGTDIARAVDYGAGLIDNPRRCVFAVISDFYEGGDPYRLIHTVRQLVQQGTTVLGLAALDEEANPSYDRELAGRLAREGAHMGAMTPGRLAEFVAKRLVR from the coding sequence GTGACCCCACCCGACCCCGCCCTGGAGCGGTGGCGACTGATCCTCGGTTCACCCGCCGAGCGCTGCGCCGGGCCGCTCGGCGCGGAGGCCGCCGCCCGCGACGCCGCCCTCGACTGGCTGTACGGCCGCGACCCGGAACTGGCCCGGCGCGGCATCCGCCGGCCCTCCCCCGCCGGCCGCGAGGGCGGCGACGGCCCCAGCGCCGTCACGGCCGTGGACTGGCTGGACGACGTGCACCGTCTCTTCCCCCGGGAGACGATCGAGCGGCTGGAGCGGGACGCCGTGGAGCGCTACGGCATCGAAGAGATCGTCACCGACCCGGCCGTGCTGGAGCGGGTCGAGCCGAGCCCGGCCCTCCTCCGCGCCGTCCTGCGCACCAAGCACCTGATGAATCCGGCCGTGCTGGCGGCGGCCCGGCGCATCGTGGAGAAGGTCGTACGGCAGCTGATGGACCGTCTCCGTCCGGAGGTGCACCGCGCGTTCACCGGCAGCCGCGACCGCCGTCCCTCCCGGCTGGCCGTCGCCCGCGACTTCGACTTCAGGACGACGGTCCGCGCCAACCTCGCCCACTACCAGCCCGAGCACAAGCGGCTGATCATCGAGCGTCCCTCCTTCCACTCCCGCACCCGCCGCCGGCTCCAGCAGTGGCAGCTCATCCTGCTGGTGGACCAGTCGGGTTCGATGGCCGGATCGGTCATCCACTCCGCCGTGACAGCCGCCTGCCTGTGGAATCTGCCCGGTCTCAGGACCCATCTCATCGCCTTCGACACCTCGGTCGTGGACCTGACCGCCGATGTGCCGGACCCCGTGGAGCTGCTGATGCGCGTCCAGCTCGGCGGCGGCACCGACATCGCGCGGGCCGTGGACTACGGCGCGGGCCTCATCGACAACCCCCGCCGCTGCGTGTTCGCCGTCATCAGCGACTTCTACGAGGGCGGTGACCCGTACCGGCTGATCCACACGGTGCGGCAACTCGTCCAGCAGGGCACGACGGTGCTCGGCCTGGCCGCCCTGGACGAGGAGGCCAACCCCTCCTACGACCGGGAGCTGGCGGGCCGCCTCGCCCGGGAGGGCGCCCACATGGGCGCCATGACCCCGGGCCGGCTGGCCGAGTTCGTGGCGAAGCGGCTGGTCCGGTGA